Proteins from one Coffea arabica cultivar ET-39 chromosome 8c, Coffea Arabica ET-39 HiFi, whole genome shotgun sequence genomic window:
- the LOC113707250 gene encoding uncharacterized protein: MGGGKDKHDDHEKGLFSHGHYPPGQYPPPPGAYPPHGGYPPAQGYPPAGYPPQGYPPSGYPPQGYPPSGYAGGPSAPHHSGHGPGMGALLAGGAAAAAAAYGASHLAHGSHMGHGGHGGYAHGGHVPGGHYGHGKFKHGKHGKHGMFGHGKFKHGKHGKHGMFGGGKFKKWK, from the exons atgggagGCGGAAAGGACAAGCATGATGACCATGAGAAAGGGCTATTTTCTCATGGTCATTATCCCCCAGGTCAATATCCTCCTCCACCAGGTGCTTATCCTCCACATGGTGGTTATCCTCCAGCTCAAGGGTATCCACCAGCAGGATATCCTCCTCAGGGGTACCCACCATCTGGATACCCTCCCCAAGGCTACCCTCCATCAGGTTATGCTGGAGGACCATCAGCTCCACATCACTCAG GGCATGGACCTGGCATGGGGGCATTGCTTGCTGGAGGTGCTGCAGCTGCAGCAGCAGCTTATGGCGCGTCTCATCTGGCCCATGGTTCTCATATGGGGCATGGTGGACATGGTGGCTACGCACATGGCGGCCATGTTCCTGGGGGTCACTATGGACATGGAAAATTCAAGCATGGCAAGCATGGAAAGCATGGAATGTTTGGCCATGGAAAATTCAAGCATGGCAAGCATGGAAAGCATGGAATGTTCGGAGGAGGGAAGTTCAAGAAGTGGAAGTAA